A region from the Lentimonas sp. CC4 genome encodes:
- a CDS encoding sugar phosphate isomerase/epimerase family protein, producing the protein MSRPVTLFTGQWADLSLAELAPKVKEMGFDGVELACWGDHFDVQAALNEPDYIAKKWELLEANGLTCYAISSHLVGQAVCDLIDERHAAILSPEIYGDGEPEGVRQRAAKEMEDTARAARKFFDAKPGGAPERVVVNGFTGSSIWHLLYSFPPIVPGQIEAGFQDFADRWTPILDVFEEEDVDFALEVHPTEIAFDIASAAQALEAINHHPRFGFNYDPSHLGYQGVDYVKFIRDFGAYIFHAHVKDAWWGHGNGDVGVFGGHTEFGDARRYWDFRSPGRGDVNFEEVIVALNDVNYQGPLSIEWEDSRMDRFHGGAEACAFTRALDFAPSNVAFDAAFDKDKQ; encoded by the coding sequence ATGTCACGTCCTGTTACACTTTTCACCGGCCAATGGGCCGATCTTTCACTCGCGGAACTCGCACCTAAAGTAAAAGAAATGGGCTTCGACGGCGTCGAGCTCGCCTGTTGGGGCGATCACTTTGATGTGCAAGCTGCGCTCAACGAGCCAGACTATATCGCCAAAAAGTGGGAGCTGCTTGAAGCCAATGGTCTAACTTGCTACGCGATCAGTAGCCACCTCGTCGGCCAAGCGGTCTGCGACCTCATTGACGAGCGCCATGCGGCGATTCTTTCACCTGAGATCTACGGCGATGGCGAGCCTGAGGGTGTGCGCCAACGTGCTGCTAAGGAAATGGAAGATACTGCCCGTGCGGCGCGTAAGTTCTTCGACGCGAAGCCAGGTGGTGCGCCAGAGCGCGTCGTCGTCAATGGCTTTACTGGTTCTTCGATCTGGCACTTACTGTATTCGTTTCCGCCAATCGTGCCGGGTCAAATTGAAGCAGGGTTCCAGGATTTCGCCGACCGTTGGACGCCGATCCTTGATGTCTTCGAGGAGGAGGATGTTGATTTCGCACTCGAAGTGCACCCGACTGAAATTGCATTTGATATCGCGAGTGCTGCACAAGCGCTTGAAGCGATTAACCATCACCCGCGTTTTGGGTTTAACTATGACCCGAGCCACCTCGGCTACCAAGGTGTGGATTATGTAAAATTCATTCGCGACTTCGGGGCCTACATTTTCCACGCACACGTCAAGGACGCATGGTGGGGACACGGCAATGGCGACGTCGGCGTATTTGGCGGTCACACTGAATTCGGTGATGCCCGTCGCTACTGGGATTTCCGATCTCCAGGTCGTGGTGACGTGAATTTCGAAGAAGTGATCGTCGCGTTGAATGACGTCAATTACCAAGGGCCACTTTCCATCGAGTGGGAAGATAGCCGCATGGATCGTTTCCATGGAGGTGCTGAGGCGTGTGCGTTCACTCGTGCGCTCGACTTCGCGCCGAGCAATGTCGCCTTCGACGCAGCTTTCGACAAAGACAAACAATAA
- a CDS encoding AraC family transcriptional regulator: protein MESLPLDHTASDTMQRRFLSSLRPGQLLESLFDNVPGAFFFVKDIESRFMGGSLSFAQTLGEVSIDVMIGRTDYDYSPDFLADGFYADDQRVIRTGQAITNQIELVPSADGSLDWLCTSKIPLFGEDGSVVGLAGVTRIIRDSDSVYADHPEMRKIVDFVREHYREKLSVADLAKVGGISVSSQERLFKKTFELTPLMYLRRTRLNAACKMLRDSTLGLAEIAVQCGFNDQTNMTRAFSQELKITPLKYRRSFSDARSSRSGRSGPIVLRSQI from the coding sequence ATGGAATCTTTGCCCCTAGATCATACTGCATCAGATACGATGCAGCGTCGCTTTTTGAGTTCGTTACGACCTGGCCAGTTGTTAGAGTCGCTGTTTGATAATGTCCCGGGGGCGTTCTTTTTTGTTAAAGATATAGAGAGCCGTTTCATGGGCGGAAGCCTTAGCTTTGCGCAGACGCTGGGAGAAGTATCGATCGATGTGATGATCGGTCGGACTGACTATGACTACAGCCCAGACTTCTTGGCGGATGGTTTTTATGCCGATGACCAGCGTGTGATTCGCACGGGGCAGGCGATTACTAATCAAATCGAGTTGGTTCCCTCTGCGGATGGTTCTTTGGATTGGTTATGCACGAGTAAAATTCCGCTCTTTGGTGAGGATGGTTCTGTGGTTGGTTTAGCGGGGGTGACTCGCATCATTCGCGACTCGGATTCGGTGTATGCGGATCATCCGGAAATGCGTAAAATTGTCGATTTTGTGCGTGAGCATTACCGTGAAAAGCTGTCGGTCGCGGATCTTGCAAAGGTGGGCGGTATCTCTGTTAGTTCTCAGGAGCGTTTGTTTAAGAAGACCTTCGAGCTAACCCCATTGATGTATTTGCGCCGGACGCGGTTGAATGCCGCATGTAAAATGCTCCGAGACTCGACCTTAGGCCTCGCTGAGATCGCGGTGCAATGCGGTTTTAATGACCAAACCAATATGACGCGCGCGTTCAGCCAAGAGCTAAAGATCACACCGCTCAAATACCGTCGCAGCTTTAGTGATGCACGATCCTCGCGCAGTGGTCGTTCGGGTCCGATCGTCTTACGCTCTCAAATTTAA
- a CDS encoding ankyrin repeat domain-containing protein → MIASRIYRFLILVCFGMLTLCACAADAKYTTIDEAIARGDLADVTLQITAYPERLNQGKNPKLSPLNQAILRKKETIALFLIESGADVNAPDGSKRTPLHLCVDRDLPKVATALLKAKAKPNEWDKAGWTPLHNAAAKDRVVMATVLIKGGADPKALSERGGTPLHEAAASGSAEMVQLFLDNGVDPTIASTSGDTALSVAQASKNEAAIKLLETTK, encoded by the coding sequence ATGATCGCCTCACGTATTTATCGCTTCTTGATTTTAGTGTGCTTTGGTATGCTCACGCTCTGCGCGTGTGCTGCTGATGCGAAATATACTACGATTGATGAAGCGATTGCGCGGGGCGATTTGGCAGATGTGACACTACAAATTACCGCGTATCCCGAGCGCTTGAATCAGGGCAAGAACCCGAAGCTCTCCCCGTTGAATCAAGCGATTCTCCGAAAGAAAGAAACGATCGCATTGTTTTTGATTGAGTCGGGTGCAGATGTGAATGCACCGGATGGTAGCAAGCGCACGCCGCTACATCTCTGCGTCGATCGCGATCTGCCCAAAGTTGCGACTGCTTTACTCAAAGCCAAGGCCAAGCCCAATGAATGGGATAAGGCGGGGTGGACACCGTTGCATAATGCGGCGGCGAAAGATCGCGTAGTCATGGCCACAGTTCTTATCAAAGGCGGTGCCGATCCTAAGGCCTTGAGTGAGCGCGGCGGCACGCCACTACACGAAGCCGCCGCAAGTGGTAGTGCCGAAATGGTGCAACTTTTTCTAGATAATGGTGTCGATCCTACCATCGCTTCAACGAGTGGAGATACGGCCCTTTCGGTGGCTCAAGCTAGTAAAAATGAGGCGGCGATCAAGCTGCTCGAAACAACTAAATAA
- a CDS encoding Gfo/Idh/MocA family oxidoreductase, producing MHHNKNHTSRRHFLKSSAALGALTILPSYVALGAKSSTGLAPSEKVNVALVGIGNRANGNRKSLYNSGLCNVVALCDIDPDGAHTQEALYQHGVITTPPSLKKGQAAPKVFPIKARFFTDFRKMFDAMGDDIDAVVITTPDHSHFAVTMLAMSLGKHVYVEKPLAHTFGQCERMMDLAARSGVVTQMGNQGHSGANYFQFKAWSEAGLIKDVTRITAHMNRPRRWHGWGKSMTAYPSEPLPEGINWDQWIDSAHKHPYSTKLHPQEWRSWYDYGCGCFGDWGPHILDTSHRFLKLGLPETVTAVHRDGINQSDLIYPDSSTIRFDFPERQGMPACEVTWYDGVNNKPFLEGEYTDDGQPLELNKPGKVIYSKDLVFQGGSHSAALQIVPRQKYMDMRRDLPTFSQKNSDHQTNFLLACKGEEVSRSPFNISGELTQVFNLGILAQRLGGELTFDRSSKQVTNNPTAQALLDPAPRKGWEEFYAL from the coding sequence ATGCACCATAACAAAAACCATACGTCTCGCCGGCACTTCCTCAAATCATCCGCAGCACTCGGCGCTCTAACAATCCTCCCCTCTTATGTCGCCCTTGGAGCAAAATCCTCCACAGGCCTCGCTCCCAGCGAGAAAGTAAACGTTGCGCTCGTAGGCATCGGCAATCGAGCCAATGGCAACCGCAAATCTCTTTACAACTCAGGCCTGTGTAACGTCGTCGCCCTCTGCGACATCGACCCAGATGGCGCACACACACAAGAAGCGCTCTACCAGCACGGCGTCATCACCACCCCGCCGTCGCTCAAAAAAGGCCAAGCCGCACCCAAAGTCTTCCCGATCAAAGCGCGCTTTTTCACCGACTTCCGAAAAATGTTCGACGCAATGGGCGACGACATCGACGCAGTGGTCATCACCACACCCGACCACTCCCACTTCGCCGTCACGATGCTAGCGATGTCACTCGGCAAGCACGTCTATGTCGAAAAACCACTCGCCCACACATTCGGCCAATGCGAGCGCATGATGGATCTGGCCGCACGCAGCGGCGTTGTCACTCAAATGGGCAACCAAGGGCACTCTGGAGCCAACTACTTTCAATTCAAAGCATGGAGCGAAGCGGGACTAATCAAAGACGTCACTCGCATCACCGCCCATATGAACAGACCACGGCGCTGGCACGGTTGGGGCAAATCAATGACCGCATACCCAAGCGAACCACTCCCCGAAGGCATCAACTGGGATCAATGGATCGATTCAGCGCACAAACACCCTTACAGCACCAAACTACACCCTCAAGAATGGCGCAGTTGGTATGACTATGGCTGCGGTTGCTTTGGCGATTGGGGGCCGCACATCCTCGACACCAGCCACCGTTTTTTAAAACTCGGCCTCCCCGAAACAGTCACCGCCGTTCACCGCGACGGTATCAATCAGAGTGACCTAATCTACCCAGATTCCAGCACCATTCGATTCGATTTCCCAGAGCGCCAAGGGATGCCGGCCTGCGAAGTCACTTGGTATGACGGCGTGAATAACAAACCCTTCCTCGAAGGCGAATATACCGATGATGGTCAACCGCTAGAGCTCAACAAACCCGGCAAAGTCATTTACAGCAAAGACCTCGTCTTCCAAGGCGGAAGCCACTCCGCAGCGCTACAAATCGTCCCGAGACAAAAATACATGGATATGCGTCGCGACTTACCGACCTTCTCACAGAAGAACTCCGATCACCAAACAAATTTCCTCCTAGCCTGTAAGGGCGAAGAAGTATCTCGCTCCCCCTTCAACATCAGCGGCGAACTCACTCAAGTCTTCAACCTCGGCATTCTAGCACAACGACTCGGCGGCGAGCTCACCTTTGATCGCTCAAGCAAGCAGGTAACCAACAACCCAACCGCCCAAGCCCTCCTCGATCCCGCACCACGCAAAGGATGGGAAGAATTCTACGCACTGTAA
- a CDS encoding ROK family protein — protein MATKQRYDRGDIRRMNAVSVLNQLRLKGMLSRANIAGELGLTRATVSSIVADLIEVSLVREVEYLEGRAGRPGLLLDLNPDYGCMIAVEVDLDRISLVLANLGRETLWRVDVPVELAAGSQAVLAQAADLVEQALVRGRDLGLECFGICVAMAGLVDHVGGVLAYGPTSGWENVSLCADWGARFGVPVAVENEAHAGAIGVHHFGDRPGVRNLIYLSLGVGLAAGVFMDGVLVRGKRGFAGQVGHTLFAHDGVDCGCGKRGCWVTEIGASAVVRKLADAGVEISKSSGEGVDWLELVAAKAQAGDPCVLAVLDGVGRQVGCGLARLVQTFNPSQVVVGGRLGGLMSLVEPAIREAMLAETLPYMASSLQFAVHASGEDQLQGCLATVFDGLMKNPAIGDL, from the coding sequence ATGGCAACCAAACAGCGATATGATAGAGGCGATATTCGTCGGATGAATGCAGTGAGCGTATTGAATCAGCTGCGTCTCAAGGGGATGCTGTCGCGTGCGAATATTGCGGGCGAATTGGGTCTGACGCGTGCTACGGTATCTAGCATTGTGGCGGATTTAATTGAGGTGTCGTTGGTTCGTGAGGTTGAATATTTAGAGGGGCGTGCGGGGCGGCCAGGGTTGTTGTTGGATTTGAATCCAGATTATGGGTGTATGATCGCGGTCGAGGTTGACTTGGATCGGATTTCGCTGGTTTTGGCGAATTTGGGGCGTGAAACGCTATGGCGTGTGGATGTGCCGGTCGAATTGGCTGCTGGGTCGCAGGCGGTGTTGGCTCAGGCTGCTGATTTGGTGGAGCAGGCCTTAGTGCGTGGGCGTGATCTCGGGTTGGAATGTTTTGGTATCTGCGTGGCCATGGCTGGATTAGTGGATCATGTCGGCGGTGTGTTAGCTTATGGTCCCACTTCGGGCTGGGAGAATGTGTCGCTGTGTGCGGATTGGGGGGCGCGTTTTGGTGTGCCGGTGGCGGTTGAGAATGAGGCGCATGCGGGAGCGATTGGGGTGCATCACTTTGGTGACCGTCCAGGAGTGAGGAACTTGATCTATCTTAGTCTCGGTGTGGGATTAGCTGCAGGGGTGTTTATGGATGGAGTGTTGGTGCGTGGGAAGCGGGGGTTTGCTGGGCAGGTGGGCCATACACTATTTGCGCACGATGGTGTGGATTGTGGCTGTGGGAAGCGTGGTTGCTGGGTGACGGAGATCGGCGCATCGGCCGTGGTGCGTAAGCTGGCAGACGCAGGTGTTGAGATCTCTAAAAGTTCTGGCGAGGGGGTTGACTGGTTAGAGCTTGTGGCTGCGAAGGCGCAGGCGGGGGATCCTTGTGTGTTGGCGGTCTTGGATGGTGTCGGTCGTCAGGTGGGCTGTGGCTTGGCGCGTTTGGTGCAGACTTTTAATCCTTCGCAGGTCGTCGTTGGTGGTCGTCTTGGTGGGCTGATGAGCTTGGTTGAGCCAGCGATTCGTGAGGCGATGCTTGCTGAGACGCTACCTTATATGGCGAGCTCGCTGCAGTTTGCGGTGCATGCATCTGGTGAAGACCAGTTGCAGGGCTGTCTTGCGACTGTTTTTGATGGGTTGATGAAGAACCCTGCGATTGGTGATCTTTAG
- a CDS encoding DUF1080 domain-containing protein — MRNTKYWISLLTAALVTCTTSIAGEWIELFNGKDLTNWENPYDWGKAAVVDGELHLTTEKSKWFLSTVNEYSDFIFEAEVKMPEGPSNSGFLFRSHKSKNKMFGYQAEVDPSPRNWSGGLYDEGRRRWFISPNRDHAASEEAKKQSINEFVGRIGDSFKRHDWNHFRIECRGDHIQIFVNGVMTTDIHDTEDAKGYIALQHHGEDGQIYRFRNIKIMELTDEYQDLFATGDFSEWTSVNGAPVEGWTIKDGVIERPALKEGQKRPGSIITKQHYKDFDLTFDWKISTGGNSGVKYRTIENLGLEYQVLDDGVHKDKNLSAGIYALVPAIDDKPFNPAGQWNSGRIIAQGDHVEHWINGVKVAEVEIGSDDWIERFNNSKYKKHEGFGTWTGPIYLQDHSDPVAYRNLRIKEL, encoded by the coding sequence ATGAGAAATACAAAATACTGGATCAGTCTACTAACGGCAGCACTAGTGACATGCACCACATCCATCGCAGGCGAATGGATTGAGCTCTTTAACGGCAAAGACCTCACAAACTGGGAAAATCCTTACGACTGGGGAAAGGCGGCGGTCGTAGATGGAGAGCTCCACCTCACCACGGAGAAGTCAAAGTGGTTCCTTTCAACCGTAAACGAATATTCTGATTTCATCTTCGAAGCGGAAGTGAAAATGCCCGAGGGTCCCTCCAATTCGGGGTTCCTATTCCGAAGCCACAAATCAAAAAACAAGATGTTCGGCTATCAGGCAGAAGTAGACCCCTCTCCCAGAAACTGGTCTGGCGGCCTCTACGATGAGGGACGCCGCCGCTGGTTCATCTCTCCGAACCGCGATCACGCAGCATCCGAAGAGGCAAAGAAACAGTCTATCAATGAATTTGTTGGCCGTATCGGCGACAGCTTCAAGCGCCATGACTGGAACCATTTCCGCATCGAATGCCGCGGCGACCACATTCAGATCTTTGTCAATGGCGTCATGACCACAGACATCCATGACACAGAAGACGCCAAAGGATACATCGCCCTTCAGCACCATGGCGAAGACGGCCAGATCTACCGCTTTCGTAACATAAAGATAATGGAGCTCACTGATGAATACCAAGACCTCTTTGCCACAGGCGACTTTTCGGAATGGACAAGCGTTAATGGTGCCCCCGTCGAAGGCTGGACGATTAAAGATGGTGTGATCGAACGCCCGGCACTCAAAGAAGGACAGAAGCGCCCTGGTAGCATTATTACAAAGCAACATTACAAGGACTTCGACCTAACGTTCGACTGGAAGATCAGCACAGGCGGCAACTCTGGCGTGAAGTATCGCACCATTGAAAACCTCGGCCTCGAATACCAAGTGCTCGACGATGGCGTTCACAAAGACAAAAATCTTTCCGCAGGCATCTACGCACTCGTGCCCGCAATCGATGACAAGCCATTCAACCCCGCAGGACAATGGAACTCTGGTCGCATTATCGCGCAAGGCGACCATGTCGAGCACTGGATCAACGGCGTCAAAGTCGCCGAAGTCGAAATCGGTAGCGACGATTGGATCGAGCGCTTCAACAACAGTAAATATAAGAAGCACGAAGGCTTCGGCACATGGACTGGCCCGATCTATCTTCAAGATCACAGCGACCCAGTCGCTTACCGTAACCTCCGCATCAAAGAGCTGTAA
- a CDS encoding Gfo/Idh/MocA family oxidoreductase: MASKQPLKVGMVGGGGGAFIANPHQKAIHFDGTRKVHSVALHPDPKIAMEEADAWAYPVKGYESYDEMITVQKDLPEEERLDYILIVTPNFVHFDPAMKALEAGIPVMCEKPMTIDLAQSDALVAKAKEKNVPFAVAHTYVGHWSSWFSRFIVQSGLLGEIRWVDSYYIQGWLADKLEDTGQTQAAWRTDPKRAGASGAGGDIGIHALEQLRFVTGLDVTDVSAHCECMVPGRPIDDHFTVYGKLSNGGKCLVRASQICHGHQNDLGIVIAGTKGLLKWRQEDAEAVTICLPGQPDRTYWRGAVSANDGFLGDVPQELLDEPTIPSGHVEGLHDAFARLHREFEKDIRAFQKGEAWNCDGSKYANVHDGRMGLAFIDAAVASQANDNAWTPVDLG; encoded by the coding sequence ATGGCATCAAAACAACCACTCAAAGTCGGTATGGTTGGCGGCGGAGGCGGCGCTTTCATCGCGAACCCACACCAAAAAGCAATTCACTTCGACGGCACGCGTAAGGTGCACTCGGTCGCACTACATCCTGATCCTAAGATCGCGATGGAAGAGGCAGACGCTTGGGCGTATCCAGTGAAAGGATACGAGAGCTATGATGAAATGATCACTGTGCAGAAGGATCTTCCTGAAGAGGAACGTCTGGATTACATCTTGATTGTTACGCCGAACTTCGTGCACTTCGATCCTGCCATGAAGGCGCTCGAAGCGGGCATCCCTGTCATGTGCGAGAAGCCAATGACGATTGACCTGGCGCAGTCCGATGCATTGGTCGCGAAGGCGAAGGAAAAGAATGTTCCGTTTGCAGTGGCACATACTTATGTCGGCCATTGGAGCAGTTGGTTCAGTCGTTTTATCGTGCAGAGTGGTTTGCTCGGTGAGATCCGCTGGGTGGATAGCTATTACATTCAAGGCTGGTTGGCTGATAAGCTCGAAGACACTGGTCAAACGCAAGCAGCATGGCGCACAGACCCAAAGCGCGCAGGGGCTTCGGGTGCGGGCGGCGATATCGGTATTCACGCCTTGGAGCAACTTCGCTTTGTGACTGGTTTGGATGTGACGGATGTGTCCGCGCACTGTGAGTGTATGGTTCCTGGTCGTCCGATTGACGATCACTTCACTGTTTACGGTAAACTCTCCAATGGTGGGAAGTGCCTCGTGCGTGCGTCACAAATTTGCCATGGTCATCAGAATGATCTCGGCATCGTGATTGCCGGCACAAAGGGCTTGCTCAAGTGGCGTCAAGAGGATGCTGAGGCGGTCACTATTTGTCTGCCAGGTCAACCCGATCGCACTTACTGGCGCGGCGCGGTCTCGGCCAACGACGGCTTCCTCGGAGATGTGCCGCAGGAGCTGCTCGACGAGCCAACGATTCCATCGGGGCATGTTGAAGGTTTGCATGATGCATTTGCGCGTCTTCACCGTGAATTCGAAAAAGACATTCGTGCCTTCCAGAAGGGTGAAGCATGGAACTGCGATGGTAGCAAATATGCCAACGTGCATGACGGTCGTATGGGCCTCGCTTTCATTGACGCAGCTGTTGCCTCGCAGGCGAATGACAATGCGTGGACTCCAGTCGATCTGGGCTAA
- a CDS encoding MFS transporter, whose protein sequence is MKHSKNDKTVFWGSFIALITTSMAFIIRAILINSGIWPEQFGLDKVQGGVLFGAGIWPFAISIILFSLIIDRVGYKFAMFFSFVCYAIFGALAFAAYGIVNGEVADLAMAQAKAWNYLYWGSVILGLGNGTVEAFINPVVATLFKDEKSKWLNMLHAAWPGGLVLGGVLAIGLSGAVANDWRILIVLMFIPAVIYLIMLAKVKFPVNERVAAGSSYKDMLAEFGTPAAFVAFSLIFVQLGDVFTWSTVLTWALIGLTTLGYAAYSRSFGNPLLLVLIVIMMPMATTELGTDGWISALMEKPMHAAGWDPTWVLVYTSAIMMVLRFNAGPVIQKFGPLGLLALCSGLAIVGLNLLSFASSVAFIFFAATIYGVAKTYFWPTVLGVVAEQTPKGGALTLNAIAGIGMLSVGILGGPFIGDLQESSVTSALEEAVEAPVFESITEERHYVLGNYTALDVTAVEALPEALQGEIGEVKERETQGALAKMSMFPAFMLVCFVGLILYFKSQGGYKPKVIGSH, encoded by the coding sequence GTGAAACATAGTAAAAACGATAAAACCGTATTTTGGGGCTCTTTTATTGCCCTGATTACCACTTCAATGGCCTTCATTATCCGAGCCATCTTGATTAATAGTGGCATTTGGCCCGAGCAATTCGGCTTAGATAAAGTGCAGGGCGGAGTTTTGTTCGGCGCCGGCATCTGGCCGTTCGCTATTAGTATTATTCTATTCAGCCTGATCATTGATAGGGTCGGATATAAGTTCGCGATGTTTTTCAGCTTTGTTTGCTATGCGATCTTTGGCGCACTTGCGTTTGCTGCTTATGGTATCGTCAACGGTGAGGTAGCAGATCTTGCGATGGCTCAAGCGAAGGCTTGGAACTATCTGTATTGGGGCTCTGTCATTCTTGGTCTCGGTAATGGCACTGTTGAGGCCTTCATTAACCCTGTTGTAGCAACACTGTTTAAGGACGAGAAATCAAAATGGCTGAACATGCTACACGCAGCGTGGCCCGGTGGTTTGGTGCTTGGCGGTGTATTAGCAATTGGCCTCAGTGGTGCAGTTGCAAATGATTGGCGTATTCTGATCGTCCTTATGTTTATTCCTGCCGTGATCTATTTGATCATGCTCGCGAAGGTTAAATTTCCAGTGAACGAGCGTGTCGCTGCGGGGTCTAGTTATAAAGACATGCTTGCAGAGTTCGGCACGCCAGCTGCCTTTGTTGCATTCTCACTTATTTTTGTCCAACTCGGCGACGTCTTCACATGGAGCACTGTTCTTACTTGGGCGCTGATTGGCCTGACGACTCTCGGGTATGCGGCATATAGCCGCTCCTTTGGTAATCCGTTGTTGTTGGTGCTCATCGTGATCATGATGCCTATGGCAACTACGGAGCTGGGCACCGATGGTTGGATTTCCGCACTGATGGAGAAGCCCATGCATGCTGCTGGCTGGGATCCAACTTGGGTGCTTGTTTACACCTCAGCAATTATGATGGTGCTACGTTTCAATGCGGGCCCTGTGATTCAAAAATTCGGACCTTTGGGACTACTTGCACTTTGCTCGGGTCTAGCGATTGTCGGATTAAACCTGCTATCGTTTGCTAGCAGTGTTGCATTCATCTTCTTTGCGGCGACCATTTATGGTGTCGCTAAGACATACTTCTGGCCAACTGTTTTAGGTGTGGTCGCAGAGCAAACGCCAAAAGGTGGTGCACTCACGCTGAATGCGATTGCAGGTATTGGGATGCTAAGCGTTGGTATTTTGGGCGGGCCTTTCATTGGAGACTTACAGGAAAGCTCGGTCACCTCTGCACTTGAAGAAGCCGTTGAGGCACCCGTTTTTGAAAGTATCACCGAAGAGCGCCACTACGTGCTAGGTAATTACACCGCCTTAGATGTGACTGCGGTTGAGGCGCTACCCGAAGCGCTGCAAGGCGAGATCGGTGAAGTCAAAGAGCGTGAGACACAAGGCGCCTTGGCGAAAATGTCGATGTTCCCTGCATTTATGTTGGTCTGCTTCGTGGGACTCATTCTCTACTTCAAGAGCCAGGGCGGTTATAAGCCAAAAGTCATTGGTTCTCACTAA
- a CDS encoding arylsulfatase, protein MSIKHWILSIGIACVAECLTAYAYAEKPNIIFILVDDMGYSDIGCYGGEIKTPALDRLAENGLRFTQMHNTAKCFPSRATLLTGLYAQDCGMSKRLDRFTQGVTLGEVLKTAGYRTLASGKHHSRESLYERGFDRYFGLLDGANNHFNPGLPREGEPKPAQKSPGRRHWAIDEQVLQPYTPPEKDFYSTDHYTQKAIDYLETYKDEEAPFFLYLAYTAPHDPLQAWPEDIAKYKGTYQVGYETVRNARIEKLKQLGIVAKDARISAPAHQDWDRLSENQQAVEARKMAVYAAMIDRVDQNIGKLISKLEALGKFENTLILFAADNGSSAEMAESRIHPEGQRAGDGLSIEKLGNIDYWASLGGDWANVSNTPFRENKASSYEGGTCTPFIAHWPDGIQNPGSINHAFVAHFIDVMPTLVELAGAEYPTAHQGQAVPPMAGKSFAAQLKGDLTSPRTRTLYWEFANGRAIRQGDWKAVAEKSNWELFDMSTDRNETTDLSKQYPERLAAMQQQWFNWYDSTPAPAL, encoded by the coding sequence ATGTCCATCAAGCATTGGATACTTTCGATCGGCATCGCATGCGTTGCCGAATGCTTAACTGCATACGCCTACGCGGAAAAGCCGAACATCATCTTCATCCTCGTCGATGATATGGGCTATAGCGACATAGGCTGTTACGGGGGAGAAATCAAAACGCCAGCCCTCGACCGGCTCGCTGAAAATGGCCTACGCTTCACGCAGATGCACAACACCGCGAAGTGCTTCCCCTCACGAGCCACACTACTCACTGGTCTCTATGCACAAGATTGCGGCATGTCCAAACGCCTTGATCGATTCACCCAAGGCGTCACACTCGGCGAAGTTTTAAAAACAGCGGGGTATCGCACCCTCGCATCCGGCAAGCATCATTCAAGAGAATCACTCTATGAGCGTGGCTTTGACCGATACTTCGGTCTACTCGATGGCGCGAACAATCACTTCAACCCTGGATTGCCACGCGAGGGTGAACCTAAGCCCGCACAGAAGTCTCCCGGCAGACGTCATTGGGCAATCGACGAACAAGTGCTACAACCTTACACCCCACCCGAGAAAGACTTCTACTCGACCGACCATTACACACAAAAGGCGATCGACTACTTGGAAACATACAAAGACGAGGAAGCCCCCTTCTTCCTCTACCTAGCTTACACCGCGCCACACGACCCACTTCAAGCATGGCCTGAAGATATTGCGAAATACAAAGGCACTTACCAAGTCGGCTATGAAACCGTCCGCAACGCGCGCATCGAGAAGTTAAAACAACTCGGCATCGTGGCGAAGGACGCACGCATATCGGCCCCCGCCCACCAAGACTGGGATCGCTTAAGCGAAAACCAACAAGCGGTCGAAGCACGCAAGATGGCCGTCTATGCTGCGATGATTGATCGAGTGGACCAAAACATCGGCAAGCTCATCTCAAAACTCGAAGCGCTCGGTAAATTCGAAAACACCTTGATTCTCTTCGCCGCCGACAATGGATCATCGGCTGAAATGGCGGAGTCCCGCATACATCCGGAAGGTCAACGCGCTGGCGACGGGTTATCCATCGAAAAGCTAGGCAACATCGACTATTGGGCATCCCTCGGAGGTGACTGGGCAAACGTGTCCAACACCCCATTCCGCGAAAATAAAGCGAGTAGTTACGAAGGCGGCACCTGCACGCCCTTCATCGCCCACTGGCCTGACGGCATACAGAACCCTGGCTCAATCAATCACGCCTTCGTCGCCCATTTCATCGATGTCATGCCGACACTCGTCGAATTAGCAGGCGCCGAATATCCGACCGCACATCAAGGACAGGCAGTCCCGCCAATGGCTGGCAAAAGTTTCGCCGCGCAGCTCAAAGGCGACCTCACATCCCCGCGCACCCGCACACTTTATTGGGAATTCGCGAATGGCCGTGCCATTCGCCAAGGCGATTGGAAAGCCGTCGCCGAGAAGTCGAACTGGGAGTTGTTCGACATGTCGACCGATCGCAACGAAACCACCGATCTATCCAAACAATACCCCGAACGACTCGCTGCCATGCAGCAGCAATGGTTCAATTGGTATGACTCCACTCCTGCGCCTGCACTCTAA